The DNA window TACTCCTTTGGAGCAAGTGTTGTGATGCTGGGAGCCTTGGCCATTCTACTCTGTTTTGCTGGGGCTAACTGCCCAGCTTTGCTCCCATCTTTCTCTTCAGTGGGCGGACAGTCATCGAGGTAGTAACGATAGAGACTATATCCATCAGCACTGTTAATGCTGCTGGTACGAAGGAGACAGGGAGGACCACACACTGAAGAAGCTCCTGACCGTGTCCGGGTCAATTCAGCATGGTCTATCCCTGCCAGTTTCTCCAAAGCATTCATCATTCGAGAGTGGATGTCTTCTAGCTGGGCCAGCCTAAGATCCACTGTCTGCAGGGAAGCTTTCATGGTATTCTCCCTCTCGTTGACCTCCTCCAGGCGCATGGACATATTTTCCACTCTGTCaaaaaaaagaatcaaacaGGGCTTGACCAAACCGAGACTATATTTCCAAATGTACAGTTTACTAACAAAAACATTTCAGTGCAGTGTAAACATTGGAATACATAGAGCAAACCCAAAAGAACTTTTCAACCAGGTGGTCCATTCTGCTAGTACCTTTCAGATGTCACTCTTATCCTTTCATTGTTTGAGTTCTGCTGCTCATCATCTTTCCCTCTGAAGTACTCCTCCAAACACTGCTCCTCAAATTCATACAGAGATTTCAGCTCTTCCACATTCAGGATAagttcttaaaaaaacaaaaaacaaaaaaaactgtgaCCAAAAAGTTGTGTGGGTAATGGAAAacacagttttgttttattattcattcattcatttattcattgtctgtaaccgcttgtccagttcagggtcatggtgtctGGAGGGGGGgccaatttttttaaatatatatcttaTATTAAATTCATGGAAACTACTATTTTCTCTGGTTTGCTTTAGGTGGAATGGTATTTTTGAGGAAAAACTTGACTGTAGTTTGCATTACAGATATAATATCACACCATTTTCTAGCGGGCAAACAGACTGATGAGCGTTAAttttgggcggcatggtggcgcagcaggtagcgtcgcagtcacacagctccagggacctagagttTTTGGGTTTAAGCCccagtccgggtgactgtctgtgaggagtttgatgtgttctccctgtgtccatgttggtttcttccgggtgccctggtttcctcccacagtccaaaaatacacgttggtaagtggattggcaactcaaaagtgtcagtaggtgtgagtgtgtgtgttgcctgtgaaggactggcgccccctccagggtgtattcctgccttgcgcccaatgattccaggtaggctccggacccactgcgaccctgaactggataagcacttacagaaaatgaatcaatgaatcatTATAGCATCATTAATAAGACTGGCAAATGTTGTGAGATGTTGTGAATGAATGTAGGGATGTAATATTGTAACAAATAGTAATATGAGATTCACTGTAATCCTAAAGGTCGAAAACTTGTTTTAGTTCCATTACTGAACTCACTCAGTCCTTTGTCCTTCTCATCCAGTTCTCCCTCCTTTTTCTTGCCACAGCGGCAGCAAACTCTTCTTAAGAGAATGTAGAGGTGGCTGAGGATGATGAGAGGTGGAGGAAGCACTGGCCTGTCATGAAAAGTCATGATCAGCTGATAACGCTGGAACTTCCACACCTGGTTCGAAATGGACTTCACTTCAAAGAAAGTGTTGCTGTTAGGAGAGTAAATGTAATGGCAAGTGTGTTAGCACACTAATGACTGACAAACATCAAACACATTCTTACGTTTGAACTTCCTCACCTGGTTTGACCTTAGGtatatttagttaaaaaacACAATTCAATCAGCagtttttgtctgtttatttaaaagaagGAAAATCTTGACAGTTGATGCATACTATAGGATGGTAATGTAAGTTAATTCAATTCATTAGGTGACATTCATGCACAACTTAAAACCCACTGAGATTTTGTAGGGTTTCCATGCTAAAGGTAGAATATGGTGGATAGCAGTGTAGAGTAAATGAAAAACAGTtcctaaaaacactttttaaaacgtCAGGGAATATGACTAAGCAGTGTAAGGTTTCTTTCATTGCTTGGTTGAAATATGCCAAATTATTTGTAGGTTTCTTCCTTTAAGTAAACATtgtatgaaaaatgtatttatatctgTTAATAATCTCTCTATTATTTTGTACACTTACTTGAATACGGCAATAAGCAAGTTGACAAGCAGGATATTAGCCACCAGGAGGTAGCAGGCCATGATGGCTGGAGTGAGCCAGGCACCAGGAATGCATGGCGGAAGCTTCTTCCCATCTTCATCATACATATTCTCTCCACAGGGGGCTGAGAAAAGACTTTGCATCTCATTTCTGAACACTGTTTGTAACTTAATGAACTATATGTAAAGATAATTTAAACTAAACAGAGATTCACAGAGGACTTACGATTTATTTCCATGGCATAAACTGCAGAACAATTCCCAAAGATACATGAGTTCAtggacacagaaaaaaaaaggaaaggatgaaaatatatgttttaaacaatCACATTTTACTTTAGACTACAGTACATTATTTATTGCATAATTCTGAAATTGTGCAGTCTCAGCAAAAAGttgtatctccattttcagCACAAGATACAAAACCATGTTAAATAATATTTGATGTCCAAATACACATTGACATTTAAGAATAATTTCCCTTTCTCTGGATAAGTTATTTTTGGAGATGCAAGattttgttctgtttatatattaactgcaaaataacacattttcccCTTTCATCTGATTTTGAGCCATAAATTACACGAGCAGACACATTATAATAAAACTATCCTTAACCATATGCATAAGTTTGATTCTTATCTCATAGTGACCATAATTTTCTCTCTAAAAGGAAAACACTGGCTGGCTTCATCTCTGTTAGCTGTGGTGGCACTGATGGACATTGCTAACAGAAGTTTCAcgtaaaaaaaagtcaaatgatTAGGagttacacacatacacatacacacaaacacacacacacacacacacacacacacacaaaatgacaaACACGCTGCTGATCAGATTGTCATGATGAAACTTTGTTGCTGTTTAACTGGACCTTAGTAGATTGCTAACATCACACTAAActaatttattgtaattttatacaaaatgcATGTGATGAAAACTTACTTaatcataataaataatgtatgaatctaaaattctgaaaatgtaaatgtaaaagaaacAGTTCATTGCTTTAATGAGAGTGTTACTTCTCTTTAAATTTCTCAACAAAAATGATCTACACAGCAGGAGCCTTCTTCTTTGTCTTTCTGTCCTATTCTCTCCTAGTTGTACAGAGGTATTCAATAAATCTCTCTTTAGctttttaaagtaaatgaaaGATAATGGGTGTTTTTAGACACTAATAAGGCTAAGTGTCTACCCTGGAGGCAGTAAAAAGAATCTTACTATCAATTCTAGTCTTACGGTCTATTGAGTCCGCAAACACCTCTCCATAGATCATCCAGTAGGGCATGTAGAAGATGTTTCGGGCCAAGCGCCAAGTGGGCTCCTCGTCAGGGTGCAGGATGGCCTGTCGTGCAACGCCAAAACTCATCAGAACCACCAACATGATCACCACAAAGTACAGCATGTCAATCATCtgaaaaacacaacagcagagAAGACTATTCTTTATTTGAACACCTCATGATGTGACTTCTCAAGGGTCTACAAACTAGAACATATAAATAGAAATCAAGCATTCTTGTTTTGCACTGTCTGTTCTGTTTATTCTGTCTGCCACGTCATCTCTGCAGGTGGAACTAGAGTTGAGTGCAGTGACATgggatttttctttattttaagtgGGGGGCAGTATACAATATTACATTGTACTCttgacaaaataaatgaataaatagatTTTGTCCCCACCTAGTGGGGCAGAGTACGTATTGGCTTaggggaaaaaataaagtaagagTTGTGTCAAGATGCCTTTCAAAGCAGAGCAGTCAAACACTCAAATCTGGTTTATCTATCTGCAGTATAATAACAAAGTTTCTTACCATCTTCCCAATCATCATGACATAGGGTCCAAGGTACTTGTTgacaccaaaaatatccaggaCACGGATGTACCAGAAGATGATGTCCACGCAGTAGATGACCCTGCCATAGCCCATGTACGGTTCAGGCTGAAgtcggaggagaacaccaaacaaaaacatagagATGGCCACCAGGTCAGTGATGTTCCAGTACTCCTCCAGCCACACACTTATCTTCTGCCTTAGTTTTCCAGGCTCTGACATCAGGATCTGAGACAAATATCAGAAAGCTCTTGTATTACTACTTGTGCATTCATAATATTTTCGTTTCTCCCTGGTTTATGTAGTTACAAAAACTGAAGTGACCATaattaaaatacacacaatATCCCTTCAAATAatctttcagaaaaaaacacgTGAAAAAAGCATGTATTTAACAGCTCTACGTCTGTATCATTCTCTACCCAATTGTAACATTTTCTCTTAGGTTCAGTTGTTCGAATATGTCATCTCTCATGGGACAGAAAATGAAATTTACCCCAAATCTGATCCTGGTACTGATAATACTTTCAGTTCATTATCCCTGTCTCTGAAGTATAAGAgtcaaaaataaaagtcttgaatTACTTAAGTCAATTTGTCTCTGCCTCTCTTTAAACTGTGTGATTTCAAATGTTATTGGCACAGCAAAAATGTAGGCAAAACTTCAGATCATGTTCTGTAAATTTATGAAGGAATAATAAGTACTCACCCTCAATAAATATACACTCTTCTGAACATTTTAATGCACGTTTACTAAATGAGATTATTTTCTAAACTAACACACCAGAACAAACTAAAACATACTATATATGGCTTGGGCAAAAAATATACTTTATATGTTCTTTTTATTATAAGTTAAActcaaataaacatataaatagtAATCAAATAATAAGCACATTAAAAGTTTGTGCAATGAACTGACATGTGTGCTCCaattattttcacttaaataaaatgaactcaTATAGGGGTTTCCAAATTGCATTAAGCTGTATACTCAGTGCTTCTTAGTGTTTACTATGAGTCTTGTACCGTCTCACCTGTCtaactttttccaaacccaGAGTCAGTATGTATGAGATGACAATCCACTCTTGTTTTGATGGCCAGCGCTCCATCTTCACCAGAACAATGTAGTTGTACAACATAAGATATGCCAGGTAGGATATCTGTCCAAAATATAACCAGGCAAATTTGTAGGTAAGCTACGTTTGCACATCACATTTATATTGAAGAATGAGCACACAGTTTTTACCGACTGCTTTTCTTTGATAATCATCAATTTCATGTTTGGCGTATCTCATCTGGTATGAGTAACTTTGagcataataattattaaataaaataattaccaACATGAAGAAATATTGATTTGCATataaataatcaataatatcagtattgtttcattcattcattcattcattatctcaaaccgcttatccagttcagggtcacggtgggtccagagcctacctggaatcattggatgcaaggcaggaatacaccctggagcaggcaccagtccttcacagggcaacacacacagtcactcacaccaatggacacttttgagtcgccaatccacttaccaacatgtgtttttggaccgtgggaggaaaccggagcacccggaggaaacccacgcggacacggggagaacacaacaaactcctcacagacagtcacctggagcgggaattgaactcacaacctccaggtccctggagctgtgtggctgctgtctctgactttacatctacaaggtggagtaatgaggtaggtgtgcctgacagagtggacagtgagtggacacagtgtttaaaaattctttgtgtatattatatataaatgtggcACTCATGCATTGAAGATGATTCTTCAGCTGTGCACAAATCTCTTTTTGTTTCCACTAATTCAAACATTAGTGCAGTTATATATGTACTCATTTTTTGCAACTGTGACAAATAAGATCTAATATGTTTACATGAATGTTGAATGTTGAATCATTATGAAAAATATACTAACTGTGTTAAACCAAAACTTGGTGAAAGGAGCATTGTAGAATTCATAAATCTTCCTTCCGATGGGGACACGCTTCTGCTTCTTGCTGCCTTCTTCCTCATCACCTTTCTTAGAGTGCGTGTCTGCATTGGCATCCTGGAAGAAAATTAAGCAGTGTTTTGGGAAGCTGAAAAATGTTGAGAATTTGAACTAACTGTTATTGTTTTACAGGGAGCAATTTAGGAACTGTGCCATAGCTAATCCATTTTACGAACTGAGATATAAAAGGTCTATTTTTGTTAGAAAGTATGCTCTACACaaacttttttgttgttgttgttgaaataTTACTAATATTTTGCACAGGAGCCTAAACCTTGCTATTTTTAAATAGTGTCAGTGTTGGGCAAAAGAACTGTATCTTCAAaatggcaatatagtgtatatatatatatatatatatatgttttcttCTACTAATGAatgcctatactaacgaactttccaagatacgaaccgggcatttccaccaacgaaccacgactctagaaacgaacccgagcctccagcggctggaaatggccactgactccaataggcgagtctcccagcgcgcccagacttgagtgagcgtttaggattagcaaattgtagttttagcaattaaGCATTAGTGTAAATCTATGCTTCGTcttcccacattcacccgcctactctccattattccacccaccccctacctcccgtcatacagccagtgcctgtgttactcctccagccactCGTGACGTCTTCAAGgcagcgatgtgtaaccacttaaaacttttttatttcttttttattactgtttccactgtatttcttttttatttttagttacgctacatgtattttttttttactaatttgagagtgttgtaaacatatatcagtgcaaaacgggtgactttcggggtgggggctggaacgcattaattgcttttccattattttaaatggggaaaattgactcgagaaacgaacttttctacttacgaaccgggtcacggaaggAACAGATCGTAGGTAGGAGGTTCCACTGTGTATATGAACTAGAAATCTTTCTTGGCCTgttaatttattcatcttctggtattttataataatgttaaaaatgaaaataaagatcGTATGTGTATTTAAACATGCTTAGTATGTTCTTGAAGGGAAATGTAGTGGGTTACCCTGCTGGATTTGTTGTCATCATCCTTTTCCTTGCTTTCTTCATGATCATCATTAACTTGGTGTGCCTCATCACCTAGACGAAAATCCAGGAGCAGGATAGATGGTGGGAAAATGATACCAATAATCACCTGAAAAGAAGAGGTTAGAATTATTAATctaagacaagacaagagaTAAAGCAActcagtactgtgcaaatgtcttaggcacctaaggttattatttaaaataatttatcttctcAATAATTTTGGAGCTTGTATAAAATCATGCATAATTACAATACAAAACcatcaataaatattttttttctataaagtaatAGATATACATTTTTGCCTTACTGTACATTACATTGTAAAATTATGCAGTAAGACAAGCATCAATTCAAAGTGAAAAAAGTCAGTATAAAACATCTTGGAAAAAACACAGTACCTTGAAGCCAGGACTTTTGCCGACTCTCAGACAGCCCATCCACATGTCAGTGAGGAGCATCTGGCTACAGGTGTGGGCTATGAAGTCTCTGTGCTTGGCAGCCACAGCTAACTTCAGACATGTGGATTTGCTCCAGTTCTTGAGCTCATACGTTAGAAGCTTCATTGCCACCTGCTCATCGTGCTTGTAAGCCTGGTCCAGAAGCTCATATGCTAAAGTTCCAAACTCCCTGAGATGATGAGAtaagaaatgaaaatgaatatggTGCTGTATGAACATGATTCCACACAGTTTTTGCAACAGTGGAAGATACACCCATATACTTCTACATTTAAGCTGTGACTATTTTAATGTGTGacacaaatatttatattgcACACACAGTTGGTATAATCCCCATAAAAATAACTGACCATTACAATATGATTTtctggagcagccacacatgagccaaatctcaccatgctcaatgcaaGGTATCGATCAGAAGGATATATGGCTCTCCAGTGTTGTGGAATAGTGGAAACGAACAATGCATTGGAAATTACATAATGATTTTTAGCAGGTACCAAGAAAGATCCATGCTTTTGCATTTGGATAGATAATCTAGGTCATTTACTCACTTGGAATTGTTGTCCAGATCCTGAGAAATGTCATCCACCAGTTCACTGACTGAAGATTCATGGGCCATAGCTTTGTACAGCTTGCAGGCTACCAATGCCTTAGCCATggcctcctctcctctctgccATAGGAAGAGAGCCATTTTCTGCCTCCTCATTAGCACTGCCCACACTATCAGCTCATGGAAGGGGTACTGGAAACGACTGACCTCAGGGTCATCCACATCAATGTCcacctcttcttctttttttttctttctcttcttgcCTTTGGGTCTTGGTTCATCATCctggaaaaaaatgaattatgaattaattatatGAGTGGTGGTACAGTTTTTACTGAGAAAAATCAAGAGCAGAATAAGGAGTGGATTAGGTGTCATACCTCCATGCCAAGGAGTTTTAGGGCTTTTGGCTATAAATACAAAGTTAAGACATGTGTTAGGCTCTTCAGTGTTATTAATACATGACATGAGTGATATAAACTTCTACTGCTCTCACCCTTTTAAGGCCATAAAGATTGTTGTAAAGAGAACGGAAGCTTTTTCTTGTGTAGTTACAGCGGTAGGCTCCACCCATGAGGAACTCCATCACCAGACCTATGTCAATCAGTGTAATCTGATAGTCTGGTGGAAGGTTTCCCTACAAcatcattaaaaaatgtttaatatagtTTTGCTGCTCATCATATAGTACAGTAACAGTAAATACATACTATACAATACATACTTTTTTAACTTCTCGGACAATGACGTTCAGTGTGTTGGCAGGCCCAAGTTTCTGAAGACAGCAACAtcaacagcaaaaaatatacaaaaataaataaacaaacaggtaAATGTTCTGAAATAATGAATGAGAAATGGACGAAGGGCTAAATAATCCCCATGAAGCATTAGGGTAAGTGAATTCTTCCTGaggattaaaaatgttaatttcaTAAACTACTGTGCTGCTTTTCCAGTAAAAGGCAGATGAGTGGTGATCAGCGTGCTCACTGTATTATATAACTCCTCCAGGCGTGGGATGGTCAGGAAGTGGTGAATGTTGACCCCATTTTCAATCAGCAACTTCACGAAGTCCACTCTGTCCAGCACCAGAGCGTCCATCATTGCTTGCTCCAGAGAGTTCACCTGAGGGGGGCGCCAGTTGAGAAACAAATACATTTCCATGTCAGTTCTTACGCAAACTTGTCAAAAACAAGTTATTAGTAGTTATTATTTTTGCTACAGCTATGAATTGGTTactgacaaaaaataattttgaagtTGTTGTTATTATGCAAAATTTGGCATTTATACCAAATAACTCCACCAGTGTCTAGTGTATTACAGTGTACATATTGTGCTAAAAcccttttattgttatttacttAAACGGTCATTTCAGTTATGAATACTGCTGTTACTAAATAGTCCTTGAaacccctttttaaaaagtgtagtTTATTTGTAGTTCAGTTTCATGGTGACATACTTACCCAGTTGAGTAATTCTAACTTTCTCGGATCTGTTTCTTCTGGCACCTCAGCCTTGGCCTTGCCACCTCTGCCCTTCTTGGCTCTACTCTTAGACTTGCCCTGAGGGCCTGCAGCAGCCTTTGACTTTTCCTTTACAGACACTGCTGTTGTAGTCGTAGCACTGGCGACTGCACTTGGAGGCTGTAAAATCCAATCAGCCTTTGTAATAATTTATTTGGGACAAATTAAAGGAATGGTATTGTCAaacattaaatgtacattttcccTTCACTCTAAATTTAGCCAGCAGATCAAGGCATGTACGGTGTCCAGCATTTGCTTCCTTAGTAGCAGAATTAGAACTAGTGACAATACATGATCATTATACATACAACCAATCAATGAAATTtgatctctgcatttaaccccaTTTAATCTCTGACctgagtgaacacacacacacacacacacacacacacacacacacacacacatacacacactaggcTGACTGATGCTTCTTAGGGTATTCTTGAGTATATTAGAATATTTTGATtaacctttattattattattattattattattgatttatgCACTGTTAAACATGGCAATTTTTCAGGCTGAAAATGGATATCCACTCACTGGGAGGTTGTGTCCATACACAAAGATTTGGTTGCGTGCTATATCCACTCTGTTCCAGGCTAGAGCCAAGCTCAGCTGGTCTGGGGCCGATGCATTTGTGCCTGAATGGGCACAGAACACACGCATAGGCATTTTCAGAGGTGTAAAGTAACTGTAGTTGTAAGCTGTATTTAGAAGCTCTTTTGTGGATAGTCAAGAGTACCTTTTAATAAAGCTGTTAAAATGGCCATCTCAATGTCCTGCTGTCCCTCTGCACCCATGCGAAAAACTGTAATCTGCAGGAGAAAATTAGATAAGGGCAGTACAAGCTAATGCtagtaaatgtaaaagtatAAAGATAAAATCTAAAAGTATATAAAGAACAATATAGGCTTTCAgcagtattttaaaaacatctaacGCTAGTTAGAAATGAACATTTTATGACACAACAATTCTTCCTTTGACAATCTCATCGTTCCCTCTAATGCCTGACATGCTCAACAAATACTCCCAACTATGTAGAGAAAGAGAACTTGTTATCAAATGCTATGGCCTGAGAGATGCAGTCACATGTGCAGAAATGTTAAGTGTGAATAAATTGTTGTGGATATATGGCGCTGTGCCAAAGATTTCTAAGCTGCAACATAAATGAAAAGCTTGACTGTTTAGTGGGATTGGACCTTCATGGTTACAATGCCTTCATTCGCATTTATTTAGGAGGATATACAGAAAAATAGcaaataatacagaaatacatatgtggagtaataaataaattcacaaaaattttaaatatacataaatatacaaattatacattatattattacaCCCAACCCCAcccaaattaatttatttgtttttggtttaatGTTGCATAttaagtcatttatttatttatttacattcctcagtttttattgtttttaattccAGTTTTATTAGTTAAAGAAATGTTTGGTCCTCCATTCTTTATCACTAGCTGCACTGTATTTTGCCTCAGTCAAAAAGTAGTCCAGGCTAAAACACACCAGTGTGAACAGATGTGGAAAATCTACTGGTGAATACCGGTAAATATAATGACCTTCATGATAAAGGAAAAACAGTGAATTCAAATAGAGCTGCTTTGCAGCTTAGATTCTATGTACAACAATTAGCCATaaaattatgaccacctctttgtttctactctcattgtccattctctcagctccactgaccaaatgGGAGCActttggtcaggacccccacaggaccaacTCAGAGAATGTAAAGTTtagctggtggatcattctctgtgctGAAGTGACAGtggtgaagtgaagtgaagtgaagtggtatggtggtgatgtgttaggtTGTACTGTGCTGgtatgactggatcagacagcagtgctgctgaagttttaaaaatcctcactgtcactgctggactgagaatagtccaccaaccaaaaatatccagctgacaTAGTCCTGTGTCTACTGATGAAGCACtagacaaccaacacaaactgcagcaacaaatGCACTACTGTCTCTGAGATGCAACAAATGCCCTACTGCCACACTGTCTagtgattaaaaacttacagagcaATACTGCtatgatccacttgtaccagcacaacacacattaacacaccaccaccatgtcagtgtatAGCACCTGAACTGTGGGTATGATGAccagtgaagaacagggtgaaagggtgcaaagtatgcagagcaacaacacACTCcagtctaattgtagaactcaaagtgcccctgtatggtcagtggagctgagagaatggacagtgagcatAGAAGTATAGGATATGCTCATAAAATTATGGCTGTTCAGTTTATGGTCTCTCTGAACTATAGACATTTTTCAAACACTATATATGTTTATGTACTACATGAAAAGTATATATATCAAAATAGTAGAAAATTTGATTACATCATGATATATGTCTGTTAAAAATTATAGGGTTTTTTGTGGAGCCATAGTCCACAGCTTCctaaagcagtggttctcaaacaaGGACTCAGGAACACCAGGATGTGATGTGAAGAGCAAAAATATAGACCATGTTCAAAGGACTGAGGACTGGTTTGAGAGCCAAAAATGCTGAAATGTGGGTCATGAAGGGGTACTTTTGAAGCCATCAGTTTGAGAACAATGGCCTTTCAGGTGGGTGGGTTTTTCCTTGAAAAGCTCTTTAGGAATCCTAAGACCGCCGTTCTGTTGATCCTGGTGCCATTTCttatcttattttaaaaaaagatataGGTGTTAAAATAGGTGTTTTATTATGACAAATTGAGGGATATTGTGCTGAGATTTCTTGTGCCTAGAACACAGTAAAGTAATACAGAGTATGGAGGAGGTACTCAGGATTGATTACAGGATTGGAGATGGAGCTCCACTGAGAGGGTGaggatgaatgaatatgaagCCAGTGGTGGGAGCAGGTGGCGCTGAGCTGATCCTAGTCCAGATGCATGGGACTGGAGATTATCTCCTGTCACAAG is part of the Hoplias malabaricus isolate fHopMal1 chromosome 4, fHopMal1.hap1, whole genome shotgun sequence genome and encodes:
- the LOC136693917 gene encoding transient receptor potential cation channel subfamily M member 1-like, translated to MERGRKTGGSFKQASINRTSSGSQKGQKAWIERTFQKRECIHIVPSKDTTRCSCGNLISQHGAIPSGAVINKPAVDNLLVQVDPPQEKWTVAKHTQASSTDAYGTIEFQGGGFINKAMYIRVSYDTKPDNLLHLMVKDWHLELPTLLISVHGGLQNFDIQPKLKQVFGKGLIKAAVTTGAWIFTAGINTGVMRHVGDALKDHSSKSRGKVCAIGIAPWGILESKEDLIGRDVNKPYQAMSNPLSKLAVLNSSHSHFILCDNGTCGKYGAEVKLRRQLEKHISLQKINTRLGQGVPLLCLIVEGGPNMITVVLESLREDPPVPVVVCDGSGRASDIISFAHKQSQKGGIIGDDARDQLLVTIQKTFNYNKGQSQQIFLMIMECMKKRELITVFRMGAEGQQDIEMAILTALLKGTNASAPDQLSLALAWNRVDIARNQIFVYGHNLPPPSAVASATTTTAVSVKEKSKAAAGPQGKSKSRAKKGRGGKAKAEVPEETDPRKLELLNWVNSLEQAMMDALVLDRVDFVKLLIENGVNIHHFLTIPRLEELYNTKLGPANTLNVIVREVKKGNLPPDYQITLIDIGLVMEFLMGGAYRCNYTRKSFRSLYNNLYGLKRPKALKLLGMEDDEPRPKGKKRKKKKEEEVDIDVDDPEVSRFQYPFHELIVWAVLMRRQKMALFLWQRGEEAMAKALVACKLYKAMAHESSVSELVDDISQDLDNNSKEFGTLAYELLDQAYKHDEQVAMKLLTYELKNWSKSTCLKLAVAAKHRDFIAHTCSQMLLTDMWMGCLRVGKSPGFKVIIGIIFPPSILLLDFRLGDEAHQVNDDHEESKEKDDDNKSSRDANADTHSKKGDEEEGSKKQKRVPIGRKIYEFYNAPFTKFWFNTISYLAYLMLYNYIVLVKMERWPSKQEWIVISYILTLGLEKVRQILMSEPGKLRQKISVWLEEYWNITDLVAISMFLFGVLLRLQPEPYMGYGRVIYCVDIIFWYIRVLDIFGVNKYLGPYVMMIGKMMIDMLYFVVIMLVVLMSFGVARQAILHPDEEPTWRLARNIFYMPYWMIYGEVFADSIDRKTRIDIYAMEINPPCGENMYDEDGKKLPPCIPGAWLTPAIMACYLLVANILLVNLLIAVFNNTFFEVKSISNQVWKFQRYQLIMTFHDRPVLPPPLIILSHLYILLRRVCCRCGKKKEGELDEKDKGLKLILNVEELKSLYEFEEQCLEEYFRGKDDEQQNSNNERIRVTSERVENMSMRLEEVNERENTMKASLQTVDLRLAQLEDIHSRMMNALEKLAGIDHAELTRTRSGASSVCGPPCLLRTSSINSADGYSLYRYYLDDCPPTEEKDGSKAGQLAPAKQSRMAKAPSITTLAPKEYGTSLEVEVPLLRSHPTTCVDIRISPCDTKPEDLKQSEVAQAEIPIQSVIAEQVYHDTSAIKRDITFERAKLDATISFPLEKVKAFRYYPSETLSSSPSSARKSRSTILFDPADRDAEMQWAREPNSPELGTDEPSNVRRWSAGFEYKVHPSLFGQTPKVSMVRPPDVQKNESDQSEAQNSLTVPSVHMEERMPEDRLQLEGHTEGHIEQSEVNQQSINEDSPDGRSLVEGNEQEGTRDLTVNERENNTAEEGNIYLDEDLPDSCHLRVPEERRYLPGRSKSWNKKQRKALKESIDKPRGSSSEKDLSAGSSHDKTDQMSENESRDGEPKNEIDLKTTDETDC